A single window of Candidatus Acidiferrales bacterium DNA harbors:
- a CDS encoding beta galactosidase jelly roll domain-containing protein, producing the protein MKSLMLGSFLAVFLSSSVYSVAIARTDENHRLYNLRGEWKFQLGDNPHWAEPNLNDDRWDEIYVPSTWEDEGYPGYDGFAWYRKHFDASSRWMSKDLILDVGMIDDADEVYVNGELVGSMGSFPPNFVTAYNVRRSYPIPQGLLKPDGDNVIAVRVYDDHGVGGITDGPVGIYEREYLVHPDISLPSMWKFRTGDNMEWKGVAYDDSDWKNVSVPAYWETQGFKDYDGYAWYRVKFNVPADFQDEDLILLVGKVDDFDETYLNGERVGRTGPMPKYEMDRPDGDEYDQMRAYMIPAGLLQPGKDNVLAVRVYDCWLGGGIYDGPIGITTRHHYQRDRHWYRRVENWFDRIIEDIFN; encoded by the coding sequence ATGAAATCATTAATGCTTGGAAGCTTCCTTGCAGTTTTCTTGTCGTCGAGTGTTTACTCGGTGGCGATTGCTCGAACGGACGAGAATCATCGATTATATAATTTGCGAGGCGAGTGGAAATTTCAACTGGGAGATAATCCGCATTGGGCCGAACCTAATCTCAACGACGACCGATGGGACGAAATATATGTCCCATCAACCTGGGAAGACGAAGGTTACCCCGGATATGACGGTTTTGCGTGGTACAGGAAACACTTTGATGCTTCTTCCCGCTGGATGTCGAAAGACCTGATCCTCGACGTCGGGATGATCGACGATGCGGACGAGGTATACGTTAACGGCGAGCTCGTCGGGTCAATGGGTTCGTTCCCTCCGAACTTTGTCACCGCCTATAATGTTCGGCGAAGTTATCCAATCCCTCAAGGCTTGCTCAAGCCGGATGGTGATAACGTAATAGCCGTGCGGGTCTATGACGACCATGGAGTCGGAGGCATTACCGATGGGCCAGTGGGTATCTACGAGCGCGAATATCTTGTGCATCCCGACATCAGCCTGCCGTCGATGTGGAAATTCAGAACAGGGGACAACATGGAATGGAAAGGAGTCGCTTACGATGACAGCGATTGGAAGAACGTCAGCGTCCCTGCATATTGGGAAACTCAAGGCTTCAAGGATTATGACGGTTATGCCTGGTACCGCGTAAAGTTCAACGTTCCGGCAGACTTTCAGGACGAGGATCTCATTTTACTTGTTGGAAAGGTCGACGATTTTGACGAAACGTACTTAAACGGGGAGCGTGTGGGAAGAACAGGGCCGATGCCGAAATATGAAATGGACCGTCCGGACGGCGATGAGTACGACCAGATGAGAGCTTATATGATTCCTGCGGGTTTGCTGCAGCCGGGGAAAGACAATGTATTGGCTGTCCGTGTTTACGATTGCTGGCTGGGAGGTGGAATATACGACGGGCCGATTGGTATCACCACCAGACACCACTATCAGAGAGACAGGCATTGGTACAGACGCGTGGAGAATTGGTTCGATCGCATTATTGAAGACATATTTAATTAG
- a CDS encoding TonB-dependent receptor, with the protein MKVRMLVQLLLFLSGDLFGQTKWTVITGAVHDENESPLEMVNVQVVGTYDGDVTDSCGKFLFRTSKLRNGVLRASLIGYESVNLKLSFLEKDTLVLSMEMNELVVKLKDVIVAGNAFTTGDEPKALTLHSLDVFTTAGAAADIFRAIQTFPGVAAIDEGSGLFVRGGDVNETTILLDQATVVHPYKFESPTGGFFGTIPPFLIGGTFFSSGGFSARYGNALSGVLAMESLNMPSKLSYSVGIGLAAGSISANIPLDSNSFGIRISGNKSFTDAMLRLNGFRNRFTTPPDGIDGNVSLIWKYSPTAQIKFFNFVSSDQIGVQVDEPSFAGVYASRETNWFQNLQWAEATGQWLLKGSLSLNRFLTEQELGSLDLKPSDITYKARFDADADLDDDHRLSFGAETEKMINRYDGTVPQNPLVLDPQASVYTLNEDYSAVRVGVYSEVESAVAKRIMTSVGIRSDYYTLSKEAVVDPRVSLRYNFSNEIHAQASWGIYHQFAEPYLYNQVNGNPQLSAQSARHFTAGAEYSTELLMCRVEMYLKRYSNLVLQTESTHYANLGDGSASGLDFFLKYGGFLITPVSGWISYSYLHSRRLQARNLSETIVYEEAPSSFDITHNLTVVGKIQLIQFLSCGLTFRYATGRPVTPIIGAIQIPGENYFEPIQGHINSERLPDFVRLDASLGYFMPFGDSNSATFYFAVSNLMNRDNPIDYEYSPDYSQKHLRTTDYLRSIYFGVVLSFGSYGIDN; encoded by the coding sequence ATGAAGGTCAGAATGCTCGTTCAACTTTTATTGTTTCTCTCAGGAGATCTTTTTGGTCAAACGAAGTGGACAGTCATCACAGGAGCCGTCCACGATGAGAATGAATCGCCTCTTGAAATGGTAAATGTGCAGGTGGTTGGTACATATGATGGGGACGTTACGGACTCTTGCGGGAAATTTCTATTCAGAACGAGTAAGCTAAGAAATGGCGTGCTTCGAGCATCGCTGATAGGTTATGAGTCGGTGAACCTCAAGTTGTCATTTTTAGAAAAAGACACCTTGGTTCTCAGCATGGAAATGAACGAGTTGGTCGTGAAGCTGAAGGATGTTATTGTTGCCGGAAATGCTTTCACAACAGGCGATGAGCCGAAAGCATTAACCCTTCACTCCCTGGATGTTTTTACCACAGCAGGGGCAGCGGCTGATATCTTTCGAGCGATACAAACATTTCCAGGAGTGGCCGCGATTGATGAGGGTTCGGGGCTATTTGTGCGCGGCGGCGATGTAAATGAGACAACGATACTTCTTGACCAAGCAACGGTGGTTCATCCGTACAAGTTTGAATCACCGACGGGTGGTTTTTTCGGTACTATACCGCCGTTTCTAATCGGAGGGACGTTCTTCTCCTCGGGCGGTTTTTCTGCCCGCTATGGTAACGCACTCTCGGGAGTGTTAGCAATGGAAAGTCTGAATATGCCGTCGAAGTTGTCTTATTCTGTGGGCATCGGGCTTGCTGCCGGGTCCATCTCCGCCAATATTCCTTTGGATTCCAACTCATTCGGGATTCGTATTTCAGGCAATAAAAGTTTTACGGATGCAATGCTTCGACTAAACGGTTTTCGCAACAGGTTCACGACTCCACCGGATGGAATCGATGGCAATGTTAGTTTGATATGGAAATACTCGCCCACTGCTCAGATAAAGTTCTTCAATTTTGTCAGCTCCGATCAAATTGGTGTTCAAGTGGATGAACCTTCCTTTGCAGGCGTGTATGCTTCACGAGAGACCAATTGGTTTCAAAATCTTCAGTGGGCCGAAGCAACCGGGCAATGGCTCTTGAAAGGGAGCCTGTCTCTCAATCGGTTTCTTACCGAGCAGGAGCTGGGAAGTTTAGACCTGAAGCCTTCGGACATTACCTACAAAGCCCGTTTCGATGCGGATGCTGATCTTGATGATGATCATCGGTTGTCGTTCGGAGCCGAGACCGAGAAAATGATCAATAGGTATGATGGAACGGTTCCCCAAAATCCGCTCGTGCTTGATCCACAGGCAAGCGTCTATACTTTAAACGAAGACTATAGCGCTGTCAGGGTGGGAGTGTACTCAGAGGTAGAATCTGCAGTGGCGAAGAGAATAATGACAAGCGTTGGCATCAGGAGCGATTACTATACTTTGTCGAAGGAAGCCGTGGTAGATCCGCGAGTCTCGCTTCGTTACAACTTCTCGAACGAAATACATGCTCAGGCAAGTTGGGGGATTTATCATCAATTCGCTGAGCCTTACTTGTACAATCAAGTGAATGGGAATCCACAATTATCAGCACAGTCCGCACGACATTTCACTGCGGGTGCCGAATACTCTACCGAACTTCTCATGTGTCGGGTTGAAATGTATCTCAAGAGATATTCCAATCTCGTTCTTCAGACGGAGTCAACTCACTACGCGAACCTAGGTGATGGGAGTGCATCGGGGCTAGATTTCTTTTTAAAGTATGGTGGATTTCTCATAACTCCGGTGAGCGGCTGGATATCATACAGCTATTTGCATTCTCGCCGGCTACAAGCTCGCAACCTCTCGGAAACCATCGTCTATGAGGAGGCACCATCGTCGTTTGATATCACACATAACCTGACAGTCGTGGGAAAAATTCAGCTGATACAATTTTTAAGCTGCGGCTTGACGTTTCGATACGCGACCGGCAGACCGGTAACGCCGATTATCGGTGCTATCCAAATTCCAGGAGAAAATTATTTTGAACCTATTCAAGGTCATATAAATTCCGAACGACTCCCTGACTTTGTCCGGCTGGACGCGAGTTTAGGTTACTTTATGCCGTTCGGCGATTCCAACTCTGCGACGTTTTACTTCGCCGTTTCCAATCTTATGAATAGAGACAATCCGATCGACTATGAATACTCGCCGGATTATTCGCAGAAACATTTAAGGACAACAGACTACTTGCGCTCCATTTATTTCGGAGTTGTGCTCTCATTTGGTTCGTATGGTATTGATAATTAA
- a CDS encoding isoprenylcysteine carboxylmethyltransferase family protein — MNFGIILITVSILWAALEIILARRKHSQLTDKRIDKSSLHVLWVTIAISVNLGIIVSFQRIGYFGNGSRIFPIAGLTFIVCGLLVRWLAIFSLKHQFTVDVSITKDHRIIRNRIYRYVRHPAYAGSLLSFFGLGLFFADYVSMLVIFLPICLAFLYRIRIEEKFLIDNFGEEYLTYCALTKRLIPGII, encoded by the coding sequence ATGAATTTTGGCATCATTCTAATCACCGTTTCCATCCTTTGGGCAGCATTGGAAATCATCTTAGCCCGAAGGAAACACTCTCAATTGACGGATAAGCGGATTGATAAATCTTCGCTCCATGTACTATGGGTCACCATTGCTATCTCCGTTAATCTTGGTATCATTGTCAGCTTTCAGCGCATCGGATATTTTGGAAATGGATCTCGAATCTTTCCGATTGCCGGTCTCACTTTTATTGTCTGTGGTCTGCTTGTTCGTTGGCTTGCCATCTTTTCTCTGAAGCATCAATTCACTGTGGACGTTTCAATCACGAAAGATCATCGCATCATCAGGAATAGAATTTATCGCTACGTGCGCCATCCGGCATATGCGGGCAGTTTGCTTTCGTTCTTTGGGCTTGGGCTGTTCTTCGCCGACTATGTCAGCATGCTCGTCATCTTTCTTCCGATATGTTTAGCTTTTCTCTACCGGATCCGTATTGAAGAGAAATTTCTTATTGATAATTTTGGTGAAGAGTATTTAACCTACTGTGCCCTAACTAAGCGACTCATACCTGGAATCATTTAA